In the Cryptococcus neoformans var. neoformans JEC21 chromosome 1, complete sequence genome, one interval contains:
- a CDS encoding translation initiation factor, putative: MSDTKGAAEQGLQIDGDLINSNWNEVVDNFDDMKLKGELLRGIYAYGFERPSAIQQRAIMPIVTGRDCIAQAQSGTGKTATFSVSILQRIDTTVKKTQALVLAPTRELAQQIQKVVIALGDYLNVDCHACVGGTAVREDIARLNEGPHIVVGTPGRVFDMINRGALKTEAVMMFCLDEADEMLSTGFKESIYEIFQLLPGETQVVLLSATMAPEVLDVTKKFMRDPIRILVKKDELTLEGIRQFYINVEKEEWKLETLCDLYETVTITQAVIFCSTRRKVDWLTQQLHDRQFTVSAMHGDMKQEEREVIMKEFRSGSSRVLITTDLLARGIDVQQVSLVINYDLPSSKENYIHRIGRGGRFGRKGVAINFVSNEDKNMLEEIETYYNTQVEEMPLNVADLI, translated from the exons ATGTCTGA CACTAAGGGTGCGGCCGAGCAGGGCCTTCAAATCGACGGTGACCTCATCAACTCCAACTGGAATGAGGTTGTTGACAA CTTCGACGACATGAAGTTGAAGGGCGAGCTCCTCCGTGGTATCTACGCTTACGGTTTTGAGCGACCTTCTGCTATCCAGCAGCGTGCTATCATGCCCATCGTTACTGGCCGTGACTGCATTGCCCAGGCTCAGTCCGGTACCGGTAAGACCGCTACCTTCTCCGTTTCTATCCTCCAGAGG ATCGACACCACTGTTAAGAAGACCCAGGCTCTTGTCCTTGCTCCCACCCGAGAGCTCGCTCAACAGATTCAAAAGGTCGTTATCGCTCTCGGTGACTACCTTAACGTCGACTGCCACGCCTGTGTCGGTGGTACCGCCGTCCGAGAGGACATTGCCAGGCTTAACGAGGGTCCCCACATCGTTGTCGGTACCCCCGGTCGTGTCTTTGACATGATCAACCGAGGTGCTCTTAAGACCGAGGCCGTTATGATGTTCTGCCTTGACGAGGCCGATGAGATGCTTTCCACCGGTTTCAAGGAGTCCATCTACGAGATCTTCCAGCTTCTCCCCGGAGAGACCCAGGTCGTCCTCCTTTCCGCCACCATGGCCCCTGAGGTCCTCGACGTCACTAAGAAGTTCATGAGGGACCCCATCAGGATTCTCGTTAAGAAGGACGAGCTTACCCTTGAAGGTATCCGACAGTTCT ACATTAAcgtcgagaaggaggagtgGAAGCTCGAGACCCTTTGCGACTTGTACGAGACCGTCACCATCACCCAGGCCGTCATCTTCTGCTCTACCCGACGAAAGGTCGACTGGCTCACTCAGCAGCTCCACGACCGTCAGTTCACCGTCTCTGCCATGCACGGTGACATGAAGCAGGAGGAGCGAGAGGTCATCATGAAGGAGTTCCGATCCGGTTCTTCCCGAGTTCTTATCACCACCGACCTTTTGGCCCGTGGTATCGATGTCCAGCAGGTTTCTTTGGTCATCAAC TACGACCTCCCCTCTTCTAAGGAGAACTACATCCACCGAATTGGTCGAGGTGGTCGATTCGGCCGAAAGGGTGTTGCTATTAACTTCGTTTCCAACGAGGACAAGAACATgcttgaggagattgagactTACTA CAACACCcaggttgaggagatgcCTCTTAACGTTGCCGACCTCATCTAA
- a CDS encoding NADH dehydrogenase, putative, which produces MAFRQLARAQPLLARQAIAPRASTLLPRALPAQAASFSSTTRRANIPPPNEVPKGAEVVQPKPYVLTRGRRFLQNFGRVTLIAILTATGAFLYVTYSQSNPVEQLDSDPSKPTLVVLGSGWGATSFLKTLDTDEFNVVVVSPRNYFLFTPLLPSVTVGTLEPRSIIQPTRYITRHKKRKVSVYEAEAKEVDPVKKTVTFEDISDIKGKASTVTIPYDYLVYAVGCENQTFGIKGVPEYACFLKELSDADKIRTKLMDCIETASFKDQPQDEIDRLMHMVVVGGGPTGVEYAGELHDFLIDDLKKWYPEVADRLKITLIEALPNVLPAFSKQLIEYTESTFKENKIDVLTRTMVKDVKAQSVIVQDANKEIKEIPYGLLVWATGNTSRNITRDLMTKLSHVQTQRRGLLVDDNLSLLGADGVYAVGDCTATSYAPTAQVASQQGIYLANIFQKLGQKTKLEKQLAALRADPTADASEIESLTKKVNRASKITPFHYSHQGSLAYIGSEKAIADLRLFNGNVASGGSAAMLFWRSAYVSTLYSVRNRTLVLTDWLKVKLFGRDVSRE; this is translated from the exons aTGGCTTTCCGTCAGCTTG CTCGCGCCCAGCCCCTCTTGGCTCGTCAGGCTATCGCCCCCAGGGCTTCCACCTTGCTCCCTCGGGCGCTCCCTGCTCAGGcggcctccttctcttccactACCAGGAGGGCCAACATCCCCCCTCCCAATGAGGTCCCCAAGGGCGCCGAGGTCGTTCAGCCCAAG CCTTACGTGCTCACTCGAGGCAGGAGGTTCCTGCAGAACTTTGGCCGAGTCACTctcatcgccatcctcaCTGCTACAGGTGCTTTCCTCTACG TGACTTACAGCCAAAGTAACCCCGTTGAGCAGCTCGACAGCGACCCCTCCAAGCCTACCCTTGTTGTCCTTGGTTCCGGTTGGGGTGccacttccttcctcaaaaCCCTCGACACTGACGAGTTCAATGTCGTCGTCGTTTCGCCCCGAAActacttcctcttcactccTCTTTTGCCCTCTGTGACTGTCGGTACTCTTGAGCCCAGGAGTATCATCCAGCCCACTAGGTACATTACCAGGCACAAGAAGCGCAAGGTCTCTGTTTACGAGGCTGAAGCCAAAGAGGTTGACCCTGTGAAGAAGACCGTCACTTTCGAGG ACATTTCCGATATCAAGGGCAAGGCCAGCACTGTCACCATTCCTTACGACTACCTCGTGTACGCGGTTGGTTGTGAGAACCAGACCTTTGGTATTAAGGGTGTTCCCGAGTACGCTTGCTTCCTCAAGGAGCTCTCTGATGCCGACAAGATTAGGACCAAGCTCATGGACT GCATCGAGACCGCTTCCTTCAAGGACCAGCCTCAGGACGAAATTGACCGCCTTATGCACATGGTTGTCGTCGGCGGTGGTCCCACTGGTGTTGAGTACGCCGGTGAGCTCCACGACTTCTTGATC GATGACCTTAAGAAGTGGTACCCCGAGGTTGCCGACCGACTCAAGATCACCCTTATCGAGGCCCTCCCCAACGTTCTCcccgccttctccaagcAGCTCATCGAGTACACTGAGTCCACCTTCAAGGAGAACAAGATTGATGTCCTCACTCGAACCATGGTCAAGGACGTCAAGGCCCAGAGCGTCATCGTCCAGGACGCCAATAAGGAAATCAAAGAGATTCCTTACGGTCTCCTCGTCTGGGCTACCGGTAACACTTCCAGGAACATTACCCGAGACCTTATGACCAAGCTCTCTCACGTCCAGACCCAGCGAAGGGGTCTCCTCGTCGACGACAACCTCTCTTTGCTCGGTGCTGACGGTGTCTACGCCGTTGGAGACTGTACAGCCACCTCTTATGCCCCTACTGCCCAGGTCGCCAGTCAGCAGGGTATCTATCTCGCCAATATCTTCCAGAAGCTCGGCCAGAAGACCAAGCTCGAGAAGCAGCTCGCTGCTTTGAGGGCCGACCCCACCGCTGACGCGTCCGAGATTGAGAGCCTTACCAAAAAGGTCAACAGGGCCAGCAAGATCACTCCCTTCCACTACTCTCACCAGGGTTCCCTTGCCTACATTGGTTCCGAAAAGGCTATTGCCGACTTGCGACTCTTCAACGGTAACGTTGCCTCTGGTGGTTCCGCTGCCATGCTCTTCTGGCGATCTGCCTACGTC TCTACTCTCTACTCTGTGAGGAACAGGACTCTTGTGTTGACTGACTGGCTCAAGGTCAAGCTCTTCGGCCG TGACGTTTCCCGAGAGTAA
- a CDS encoding phospholipid metabolism-related protein, putative, with protein MSSVADAVRFCFPTAPIGPEAAIDFPLYARNESQLAQGKVRHEEEERVVSPVQATFKTICASYAPDWIIVFVLWAVLVILDRSGGHKREFSLNDVSIQHSFAEHERVPPVLLVLFSIVVPLLVLVPLSSLIARNAWDTHNSVLGLLMSYTMTGVVTQIIKMSVGRPRPDLIARCMPIEGAMDHPVFGLTNVSICTNTDAFILDDGFKSFPSGHSSMSFAGLGFLSLYLAGKMHLWDNGGHRTRAWAALSPLLGATMVAISRTEDNRHHWQDVLIGSILGLFIAWVAYRTYYPPLSHNQCHLPLAPRTDPDNYQDFPLDDEEQGRGGPRDRVRLLSEETDGRAGEEQVAWQATGR; from the exons ATGTCGTCAGTCGCAGACGCAGTGCGATTCTGCTTTCCAACAGCTCCCATTGGCCCAGAGGCAGCAATCGACTTCCCCCTCTATGCTCGAAACGAGTCTCAACTCGCTCAAGGTAAAGTGAGgcacgaagaagaagaacgagTGGTCAGTCCGGTACAGGCCACTTTTAAAACAATCTGTGCTAGCTATGCGCCTGATTGGATAATAGTGTTTGTTCTTTG GGCTGTGCTTGTCATACTAGATAGATCTGGAGGGCACAAAAGAGAGTTTTCACTCAATGACGTCTCAATACAACATTCATTTGCAGAGCATGAACGTGTTCCCCCAGT TCTTTTGGTCTTGTTCTCCATCGTTGTGCCGCTTTTAGTCCTCGTCCCTCTGAGCTCACTGATTGCTCGCAATGCCTGGGACACCCACAACAGTGTCCTCG gTCTCTTAATGTCCTACACAATGACCGGCGTCGTGACACAAATCATCAAAATGTCCGTCGGTCGACCACGTCCCGATCTTATCGCTCGATGTATGCCCATCGAAGGTGCGATGGACCATCCTGTGTTTGGCCTAACCAATGTCAGCATATGTACCAATACCGATGCTTTCATtttggatgatgggttCAAG AGCTTCCCTAGTGGTCATAGTTCTA TGTCTTTCGCTGGCCTCGGCTTCTTGAGTCTTTACCTGGCAGGCAAGATGCATCTCTGGGACAACGGTGGACACCGC ACGAGGGCTTGGGCGGCTCTCTCACCTCTCCTTGGAGCTACTATGGTAGCTATCAGCCGAACAGAGGATAATAGAC ACCATTGGCAAGATGTCCTCATCGGCTCTATCCtcggcctcttcatcgcctgGGTCGCTTACCGCACATACTaccctcctctctcacACAACCAATGTCATCTCCCCCTCGCACCCCGCACCGATCCCGATAATTATCAAGATTTCCCTCTggacgacgaagaacaaggtAGAGGTGGGCCGAGGGATAGAGTGAGGTTGTTGTCTGAGGAGACGGATGGGCGGGCGGGTGAGGAACAGGTGGCGTGGCAAGCGACAGGGCGATGA